A window of the Chloroflexus sp. Y-396-1 genome harbors these coding sequences:
- a CDS encoding potassium/proton antiporter, whose product MASEPLLLITGLLLAISVAATRASNRFGIPALILFMAVGMLAGSDGPGGIVFTDAALAQLIGVVALVYILFSGGLDTDWKIIKPVLTEGLILANVGVLVSTLIAAVGAHFILGFDWPLALLLGAIISSTDAAAVFNVMRSRGIHLKHRLEPLIELESGSNDPIAVFLTVGLTQLLMNPESLLLTLIPLFIIQMVLGAAGGYAFGRIMTWVINRIRLQQEGLYVVLTMALTLLTYGFTAIIGGNGFLAVYLAGIILGNANIVHKRSILRFHDGVAWLCQITMFLILGLLVFPSQLPAIAGQGLAMALWLVFVARPISVIIAIGWWRRSLSQLFMVAWAGLRGAVPIVLATFPLLAGVPDAPFLFNLVFFIVLISVLLQGISIRWVARRLGVMTTQAERVDSHLFVPEVSGSSQILEAHIPPNSELVGKSLIDADLPRGLLVVQIQRDEGYIIPNGSTVFAPNDRLVLLVAPTALPAVTKLCASCSLQPLSPFQIGAQGQVEARTVMQEETSEPIR is encoded by the coding sequence ATGGCGAGCGAACCATTATTGCTTATAACTGGCCTCCTCCTGGCAATTAGTGTCGCCGCAACGCGGGCATCAAACCGGTTCGGCATCCCGGCACTCATCCTGTTTATGGCTGTTGGGATGCTGGCCGGTTCGGATGGGCCAGGAGGCATTGTTTTTACCGATGCCGCACTGGCCCAGCTCATTGGTGTGGTAGCGCTTGTCTACATCCTCTTCTCAGGGGGATTAGACACGGATTGGAAGATCATCAAACCGGTCCTCACTGAAGGACTAATTCTTGCCAACGTTGGGGTGTTGGTCAGTACGCTCATCGCTGCTGTTGGTGCACATTTCATTCTTGGCTTCGACTGGCCACTCGCCCTGCTCTTGGGTGCGATTATCTCCTCTACCGATGCGGCTGCGGTCTTTAACGTGATGCGCTCACGCGGTATCCATCTCAAGCACAGACTTGAACCGTTGATCGAGCTCGAGTCGGGGAGTAATGACCCCATCGCGGTGTTTCTCACCGTCGGCCTAACCCAACTGCTGATGAACCCTGAATCATTACTGCTGACACTCATCCCCCTGTTCATCATTCAGATGGTGTTAGGTGCAGCCGGCGGATACGCATTCGGTCGAATCATGACCTGGGTTATCAACCGCATTCGATTACAACAAGAAGGGCTATATGTCGTACTAACAATGGCGCTAACACTCCTTACTTACGGCTTTACAGCGATTATTGGTGGCAACGGCTTCCTGGCAGTTTACCTGGCCGGAATCATTCTGGGCAACGCCAATATTGTTCACAAACGTTCTATTCTGCGTTTTCACGATGGCGTGGCATGGCTCTGCCAGATTACCATGTTCTTGATCCTGGGTCTGCTCGTCTTTCCATCACAACTACCGGCTATCGCTGGGCAAGGCCTAGCTATGGCGCTCTGGCTCGTCTTTGTCGCTCGACCGATCTCGGTGATCATCGCGATAGGCTGGTGGCGGCGCTCGCTTTCACAGCTCTTCATGGTTGCCTGGGCCGGATTACGTGGTGCAGTACCGATTGTGTTGGCTACTTTCCCCTTACTAGCTGGGGTGCCCGATGCCCCCTTCCTTTTCAATCTGGTGTTTTTCATCGTGCTCATCTCGGTGCTACTGCAAGGGATTTCGATCCGTTGGGTCGCTCGTCGTCTCGGTGTGATGACAACGCAAGCCGAACGTGTTGACAGTCATCTCTTCGTTCCCGAAGTGAGTGGCTCAAGCCAAATTCTTGAAGCTCATATTCCCCCAAACTCAGAACTTGTCGGTAAATCACTGATTGACGCCGATCTTCCACGTGGGCTGCTCGTCGTTCAGATTCAACGTGACGAAGGCTATATCATTCCTAATGGCAGCACCGTCTTTGCACCCAATGATCGGCTTGTGTTGCTCGTTGCCCCAACCGCGTTGCCAGCAGTAACCAAACTCTGCGCCAGTTGTAGCTTGCAGCCCCTCAGTCCATTCCAAATCGGCGCTCAGGGTCAGGTTGAGGCGCGAACCGTCATGCAAGAGGAAACGAGCGAACCAATCCGCTGA
- a CDS encoding deoxyhypusine synthase family protein, with protein sequence MTNGAVSQFIRHHFRHFNAAALVDAAEAYRRHLDQGGKMMITLAGAMSTAELGLSLAEMIRQNKVHAISCTGANLEEDIFNLIAHDFYERVPHYRDLSPQQEQELLERHMNRVTDTCIPEEEALRRLEKALLDEWMQADQSGERYFPHEFIYRILRTGKLEQYYQIDPRDSWVYAAMERNLPIYVPGWEDSTTGNMYAAHCITSEIKNVHTVRTGIEYMIDLADWYTRTSAETSIGFFQIGGGIAGDFPICVVPMLHQDLRREGVPVWGYFCQISDSTTSYGSYSGAEPNEKITWGKLAVDTPKFVIESDATIVAPLIFALVLGW encoded by the coding sequence ATGACTAACGGAGCAGTTAGCCAGTTTATCCGTCATCATTTTCGTCATTTCAACGCGGCTGCGTTGGTCGACGCCGCCGAGGCGTATCGCCGTCATCTCGATCAGGGTGGAAAGATGATGATTACCCTGGCCGGTGCAATGAGCACTGCCGAACTCGGTCTTTCCCTGGCCGAGATGATCCGGCAAAACAAAGTGCATGCGATTTCTTGTACTGGCGCTAATCTGGAAGAGGATATTTTCAATCTGATCGCCCACGACTTCTACGAGCGAGTGCCCCATTACCGCGACCTGAGTCCGCAGCAAGAACAAGAGCTGCTGGAACGCCACATGAACCGAGTGACCGATACCTGCATTCCTGAAGAAGAGGCTTTGAGGCGCCTCGAGAAAGCACTACTCGATGAGTGGATGCAGGCGGATCAATCCGGTGAACGCTACTTCCCGCACGAGTTTATCTATCGCATCTTGCGCACCGGTAAACTCGAACAGTATTACCAAATTGATCCGCGTGATTCATGGGTCTATGCTGCAATGGAGCGAAACCTGCCGATCTATGTCCCAGGATGGGAAGATTCGACGACCGGTAATATGTATGCTGCCCATTGTATCACCAGCGAAATCAAGAATGTTCACACAGTACGCACCGGTATTGAGTATATGATCGACCTGGCCGACTGGTATACCCGCACATCGGCAGAAACTTCGATTGGCTTTTTCCAGATCGGTGGCGGTATTGCCGGCGATTTTCCGATTTGTGTTGTGCCGATGTTACATCAAGATTTAAGACGCGAAGGTGTTCCGGTCTGGGGATATTTCTGCCAGATCAGCGATTCAACCACGAGCTACGGTTCATATTCAGGCGCCGAACCAAATGAGAAGATCACCTGGGGCAAGCTGGCAGTTGACACGCCGAAGTTCGTCATTGAATCAGATGCCACCATTGTTGCCCCACTCATTTTCGCGCTGGTGCTGGGTTGGTAA
- a CDS encoding DUF4212 domain-containing protein, translating into MSDLTKLPVAERNRRYWQENLRLITILLVIWFAVSYVPVLFVEALNNIVIAGFPLGYYMGSQGSLIVFVVEIFYYAYAMNKLDAKYGLSDRDR; encoded by the coding sequence ATGTCGGATCTAACGAAGCTCCCGGTGGCGGAGCGAAATCGTCGGTACTGGCAGGAAAACCTACGCCTGATCACCATTCTGCTGGTGATCTGGTTCGCTGTTTCCTATGTGCCAGTCTTGTTTGTCGAGGCGCTGAACAACATCGTCATTGCCGGTTTTCCTCTCGGCTACTACATGGGCAGTCAAGGATCGCTCATTGTCTTCGTCGTCGAAATTTTCTACTACGCTTACGCAATGAACAAGTTGGATGCCAAGTACGGTTTGAGTGATCGTGACCGCTAA